In the genome of Palaemon carinicauda isolate YSFRI2023 chromosome 15, ASM3689809v2, whole genome shotgun sequence, one region contains:
- the LOC137654044 gene encoding cylicin-2-like has translation MEEQLMILREELRLAKERDEKLLLENARLSCENEEMQKEMKALKGSVEKVEEVFEMRMQENEARMEKRMEAMMGQVMGMMKTLMGEGAVRGVSSASGNGLLVEEKTKVSDNGEGSDSDIEDKGIKHSKDEQKFNKKNGKKGKSNVKREKKKGQDEGEDDHEWVKEVSKKKGKKGMIKDRNSSVELDSLYLNEEEGNKKGLGSEDSSENEVGSL, from the coding sequence atggaagaacaattaatgatattaagggaggaattgcggttggctaAGGAACGAGATGAGAAGTTGTTGCTTGAGAATGCaaggctgagttgtgagaatgaggagatgcaaaaggaAATGAAAGCGCTAAAGGGAAGTGTTGAGAAAGTGGAAGAAgtttttgagatgaggatgcaagagaatgaggcacgaatggagaaacgaatggaagctatgatggggcaagtaatggggatgatgaaaactttaatgggtgaaggtgcagtcagaggagtgtcctcagcttcgggtaatgggttgttAGTGGAGGAGAAgactaaggtaagtgataatggggaaggtagtgatagtgatattgaagataagggaattaagcatagtaaggatgaacagaaatttaATAAGAAGAAtgggaagaaaggtaaaagtaatgtgaagagggaaaagaagaaaggtcaggatgagggtgaggatgatcatgaatgggtgaaagagGTAAGTAAGAAAAAAGGTAAGAAGGGAATGATTAAGGATAGGAATTCAAGTGTTGAATTGGATTCATTATATttgaatgaggaagaaggaaacaagaaaggattaggcagtgaagatagtagtgagaatgaagttggaagtttgtaa